The following coding sequences are from one Plasmodium gaboni strain SY75 chromosome 10, whole genome shotgun sequence window:
- a CDS encoding putative U3 small nucleolar ribonucleoprotein MPP10 has translation MDEGRVKKYTDFINSFASFNILDSHNKCNHMENKDNLVDMIEYFCNFLIKYFYNDINMDTINIKESNLDSEQLWYLIECLIKKKKLNNLLEFFKIYEKQIDEENCDRKKDKKIKSGYKINRDINDKWDDNKSIETYEDKIFSQKKKKTQENKMNSNQSTKKRKVNSIQNKDSKLNKKKNNNDIEIDHSKNLEEDENQDRFFNFEEMESFLNKEEEKMLKVNEKEEVKIDTLNENYESDDNQESDEEEIDLNNFEDTYEDAKKMKYADFYKDVNGSDVNGGDVNGGDVNGSDNYDDDNDDDDDNYDDNDDDNYDDDNDDDNYDDDDNYDDDNYDDDNYDDDNDDDNYDDDDNYDDDDNYDDDNHDDDNHDDDNHDDDNHDDDNHDDNYNDESYEKKKLYDRKIEQDIYEINQFDSRLSDNEDSLSNEHNDDKKKDDLQEKEKIEKELVAEKHWSLKGEAYGYNRPKNSILNLNFEIPKLNTYNNTLENKNVGNMEITDDDDEEDEEDDDNKNKNNNSSKKKENKMNTLNNEIETVVKQRIQNMLFDDVEKKTIEDIELEEFNKNDEINFDNLNFSKSKISLVDEYTQKYQEDIMNSQSKNKEINLQKIEIMNLFKKIMHACDSLSNDYFIPKPILLNNKNNKMATLNIEDSVPMILSDKNKKTAEEIFKPQHIKQPNELNKDEKKSLRKSKKIKKKKYILNQFKQTGINELIKRNTEIKNKNKKNKDQKINHKKYGVSSKNNLENNKIGNRYSFGREIAKALEMDKIKNKNKK, from the coding sequence atggATGAAGGAAGAGTAAAGAAATATACAGATTTTATAAATTCTTTTGCCAGTTTTAATATACTAGATAGTCATAATAAATGCAATCATATGGAGAATAAAGACAACTTAGTTGATATGAttgaatatttttgtaattttttaattaaatatttttataatgaCATTAATATGGatactattaatattaaagaGTCAAATCTAGACTCAGAACAATTATGGTATTTAATCGAAtgtttaataaaaaaaaaaaaattaaataaccttcttgaattttttaaaatatatgaaaagCAGATTGATGAAGAAAATTGTGATAGAAAGAAGgacaaaaaaataaaatcagGATATAAGATAAATAGAGATATAAATGACAAATGGGATGATAATAAATCCATTGAAACTTATgaagataaaatattttctcaaaaaaaaaaaaaaacacagGAGAATAAAATGAATAGTAACCAGAgcacaaaaaaaagaaaagtaAATTCAATTCAAAATAAAGATTCGAAgttaaataaaaagaaaaataataatgacaTTGAGATTGACCATAGTAAAAATCTTGAGGAAGATGAGAATCAAGACAGgttttttaattttgaGGAAATGgaatcatttttaaataaagaagaagaaaaaatgtTAAAGGTAAATGAAAAGGAGGAGGTAAAAATAGATACActaaatgaaaattatgAATCTGATGATAATCAAGAAAGTGATGAGGAAGAAATTGATTTGAATAATTTTGAGGATACATATGAGGATGCGAAGAAAATGAAGTATGCGGATTTTTACAAGGATGTAAATGGAAGTGATGTAAATGGAGGTGATGTAAATGGAGGTGATGTAAATGGAAGTgataattatgatgatgataatgatgatgatgatgataattatgatgataatgatgatgataattatgatgatgataatgatgatgataattatgatgacgatgataattatgatgatgataattatgatgatgataattatgatgatgataatgatgatgataattatgATGACGATGATAATTATGATGACGATGATAATTATGATGACGACAATCATGATGACGACAATCATGATGACGACAATCATGATGACGATAATCATGATGACGACAATCATGATGACAATTATAATGACGAATCCtatgaaaagaaaaaattatatgatcGTAAGATAGAACAAGATATATACGAAATAAACCAATTTGACAGTCGTCTTAGTGATAATGAGGATTCTTTATCAAACGAAcataatgatgataaaaaaaaagatgatcttcaagaaaaagaaaaaatcGAAAAAGAGCTAGTTGCTGAAAAACATTGGTCTTTAAAAGGAGAAGCCTATGGATATAATAGACCAAAAAATAgtattttaaatttaaattttgaAATACCTAAATtgaatacatataataatacattagaaaataaaaatgtaggaaatatggaaattacagatgatgatgatgaagaagatgaagaagatgatgataataaaaataagaataacAATTCTTctaaaaagaaagaaaataaaatgaacACACTAAATAATGAAATCGAAACAGTTGTAAAACAAAGAATACAAAATATGCTTTTTGATGatgtagaaaaaaaaactataGAAGATATTGAACTTGAagaatttaataaaaatgatgaaataaattttgataatttaaatttttctAAGAGTAAAATAAGTCTAGTAGATGAATATACACAAAAATATCAAGAGGATATTATGAATTCAcaatcaaaaaataaagaaattaatttacaaaaaatagAAATTATGAATctattcaaaaaaattatgcATGCATGTGATTCTTTATCAAATGACTATTTTATTCCAAAACcaattttattaaataataaaaataataaaatggCTACATTAAATATTGAAGATTCGGTACCTATGATTTTATCTgacaaaaataaaaaaacagcagaagaaatatttaaacCTCAACATATAAAACAACCAAATGAACTAAACAAAGACGAAAAGAAATCTTTAagaaaatcaaaaaaaatcaaaaaaaaaaaatatatattaaaccAATTTAAACAAACAGGTATTAATGAActaataaaaagaaatactgaaataaaaaataaaaataaaaaaaataaagatcaaaaaattaatcataaaaaatatggagtatcatcaaaaaataatttggaaaataacaaaattgGAAACAGGTACAGTTTTGGTAGGGAAATAGCCAAAGCACTAGAAATggataaaataaaaaataaaaataaaaaataa
- a CDS encoding putative mitochondrial ribosomal protein S22 precursor, which produces MYSGIRFFGIRGYKFDSIGESQSLSADVIEELDKISMVSLKTIKIPDNIRIKLYNLSKQFIKKKDLEKLGRYISKKITSRNCVELPKILSSKLLCYNDEDRNKIEKMLDKKSYKFLKTFITEYKNKIKDIDQASISYSEDIRHKINISFFPEISIAYTLHTFNSKYSILYRIFNEIKLRIPNFLPTNILHYSQIPAVGIIAFNEIYNHKYEHILSIQPSEHLLAISKYLTDHIPNIQHQINLYEHTKKKNTTHIQHEQFTQSSYDLIILSHTLLSLYDHNSRNIFIKNLWNKLLKGGIIIIVENGTPTGFRMLHAIREMFICDLKYDKFHIVAPCSHESICPLALTGKDWCHFSQRVHRLSHHIYCKGSRAKNVEEEKYSYLVIKKEEGPRTKYSNEQETSTLQEKSFFWPRVVMPTIKAGKHVLIDVCSYPHNFERLVVTKSSPLITNLKTKNGHILKGYGYKNARKLLWGDLWRFTKRVTRPDARLYTPEKTKQHLYRLYTKMKKKKNSSSLVDNKTKEYFDSRSIQYYGS; this is translated from the coding sequence ATGTATAGTGGTATACGTTTTTTTGGAATTCGAGGTTATAAATTTGATAGTATAGGAGAAAGTCAAAGTTTGAGTGCAGATGTAATTGAAGAGTTAGATAAAATAAGTATGGTTTCattaaaaacaataaaaattcctgataatataagaataaaattatataatttatcaaaacaatttataaaaaaaaaagatttaGAAAAATTAGGACGTTATATAtctaaaaaaattacaagTAGAAATTGTGTAGAATTACCAAAGATATTATcatcaaaattattatgttataatgatgaagatagaaataaaatagaaaaaatgttagataaaaaatcatataaatttttaaaaacatttataacagaatataaaaataaaattaaagatATAGATCAAGCATCTATAAGTTATTCTGAAGATATAAGacataaaattaatatatcattttttcCAGAAATATCTATAGCATATACATTACATACATTTAATTCTAAATattctatattatatagaatTTTTAATGAAATTAAATTACGTATACCAAATTTTCTACCTACAAATATTCTACATTATTCTCAAATACCAGCAGTAGGTATTATTGCATTTAATGAAATTTATAATCATAAGTATGAACATATCCTATCTATACAACCATCTGAACATTTATTAGCTATATCTAAATATTTGACAGATCATATACCAAATATTCAGCatcaaataaatttatatgaacatacaaaaaaaaaaaatactaCACATATACAACATGAACAATTTACACAATCGTCATATgatttaattattttatcacATACTCTTCTCTCATTATATGATCATAACTcaagaaatatttttattaaaaacttatggaataaattattaaaaggtggtattataattattgtAGAAAATGGCACACCCACAGGATTTCGCATGTTACATGCAATAAGAGAAATGTTTATTTGTgatttaaaatatgataagTTTCATATTGTTGCTCCATGCTCACATGAAAGTATATGTCCATTGGCTCTAACAGGTAAAGATTGGTGTCATTTTTCTCAACGAGTACATAGATTATctcatcatatatattgtaaaGGGAGTCGAGCTAAAAATGttgaagaagaaaaatattcttatcttgttattaaaaaagaagaaggACCACGTACTAAATATTCTAATGAACAAGAAACTTCAACACTTCAAGAAAAATCTTTTTTCTGGCCAAGAGTTGTTATGCCTACTATAAAAGCAGGAAAACATGTACTCATAGATGTATGTTCATATCCTCATAATTTTGAAAGACTTGTTGTCACTAAAAGCTCCCCTCTCATAACCAATCTCAAAACAAAAAATGGTCACATATTAAAAGGATATGGATATAAAAATGCAAGGAAATTATTATGGGGGGATCTATGGAGATTTACTAAAAGAGTAACACGTCCAGATGCCAGATTATATACGCCagaaaaaacaaaacagCATTTATATCgtttatatacaaaaatgaaaaaaaaaaaaaattccTCTT